From the genome of Malus sylvestris chromosome 6, drMalSylv7.2, whole genome shotgun sequence, one region includes:
- the LOC126625409 gene encoding uncharacterized protein LOC126625409, protein MHTRRSKSIDLASYDPELERTLRKLQGKIKPKRASVSLPPSSPLHLSSEEEEEPQEGMADNRTLRELATPNTDQQPLCITYPNADGGFELKSGMIHYLPKFHGFSTEDANKHLMEFHVVCSGMRPANVDEEQVKLRAFPFTLEAKAKEWLYNLPPGSMNTWNQVKQAFLVQYFPATKAASIRKDICAIRQQHGEPFGDYYERFTHLVASSSGGAFMDKTPINAKALLKNIAGNTRQFGGRDELPLKKVNEVSANSSIELQLANLTNLVQQVMVAPKQVCGVCSMMGHATDMCPSLMDQGGLEQANALGGFQGQQRQMYDPFFNNYNAGWRDHPHLKWNNQDNGQQSVPNNYNRPPGFFQARPQAPFQPQQQQAPSKSLEDLIASLANSTQSHQQKTDKAIENLEHQMSQLASLMGQQHQPGRLPSQTVVNPNAEQMNVVTLRSGKEVFEQPRMQKRTRKDTIEQGELQTKNLEFIKSKKEQTDKEILDTFRKVQVNLPLLDAIKQVPKYSKFLKELCTNKRRFNDQETVALSEEVSAVLQRKLPSKLKDAGSFTIPCVIGGKEFGRALCDLGASINLMPYSVYESLNLGDLKETKVVIQLADRSNRYPKGLLEDVLVQVNELIFPADFFVLEMEHDPMPTALPLILGRPFLRTARTKIDVYDGTLTMEIDGESVKFKIFNAMRIVLMKVWDKII, encoded by the exons ATGCATACTCGAAGGTCCAAGAGCATTGATCTAGCTTCGTATGATCCTGAGCTTGAACGAACACTTCGAAAGCTTCAGGGAAAAATCAAGCCGAAGCGTGCATCGGTGTCCTTACCACCATCTTCTCCACTACATTTGAGTtctgaagaggaggaagaaccaCAAGAAGGCATGGCTGATAACCGTACTTTGAGGGAGTTGGCAACGCCGAATACGGATCAACAACCATTGTGCATCACCTATCCAAATGCAGACGGAGGATTTGAGCTCAAGTCCGGCATGATTCACTACTTGCCTAAGTTCCATGGCTTCTCAACAGAGGatgccaacaagcatctcatggAGTTTCACGTGGTATGCTCGGGAATGAGACCAGCAAATGTGGATGAGGAGCAAGTCAAGTTGAGGGCATTCCCATTTACATTAGAAGCTAAGGCAAAGGAGTGGCTTTACAATTTACCTCCGGGATCAATGAACACATGGAACCAGGTGAAGCAAGCATTTTTGGTGCAATATTTTCCGGCCACAAAAGCTGCAAGCATAAGGAAGGACATATGTGCAATCCGACAACAACATGGAGAGCCCTTTGGAGATTACTATGAGCGATTCACACATTTGGTTGCATCTT CAAGTGGAGGAGCATTCATGGACAAGACACCAATAAATGCTAAGGCATTATTAAAGAACATTGCTGGCAATACACGACAATTTGGAGGGAGAGATGAGCTACCTCTTAAGAAAGTTAACGAGGTAAGTGCTAATTCTAGTATTGAATTACAATTAGCTAACTTGACTAATCTTGTGCAACAGGTTATGGTGGCTCCAAAACAGGTGTGTGGTGTATGTTCAATGATGGGACATGCCACGGACATGTGCCCTTCGTTGATGGATCAAGGTGGTCTTGAGCAAGCTAATGCGTTAGGAGGATTTCAAGGGCAACAAAGGCAAATGTATGATCCATTTTTCAACAACTATAACGCAGGATGGCGCGATCATCCACACTTAAAGTGGAACAATCAAGACAACGGACAACAATCTGTTCCCAACAACTATAACCGTCCGCCTGGCTTCTTTCAAGCAAGACCACAAGCACCATTTcagcctcaacaacaacaagctCCAAGTAAGTCTCTTGAGGATTTAATTGCTTCTTTAGCTAACTCTACTCAATCTCATCAACAGAAAACAGACAAAGCAATTGAAAACCTTGAGCACCAAATGAGTCAGTTAGCAAGTTTGATGGGGCAACAACACCAACCAGGAAGGTTGCCTAGCCAAACCGTGGTGAATCCAAATGCGGAGCAGATGAATGTTGTGActttaaggagtggaaaagaagtttttgAGCAGCCGAGGATGCAAAAGAGGACTAGAAAAGACACAATTGAACAAGGGGAGCTACAAACCAAGAATCTTGA gtttataAAGTCTAAGAAAGAGCAAACTGATAAGGAAATCTTGGATACTTTCCGGAAAGTCCAAGTGAACTTACCTCTTTTAGATGCCATAAAACAAGTGCCCAAGTATTCAAAGTTCCTTAAAGAGCTTTGTACGAACAAGAGGAGATTCAATGATCAAGAAACTGTGGCATTAAGCGAGGAAGTATCAGCTGTTTTGCAGAGAAAGCTGCCATCGAAGTTGAAGGATGccggtagctttaccattccatGTGTAATCGGAGGGAAAGAGTTTGGGAGAGCATTGTGTGATTTGGGGGCATCCATTAATCTGATGCCATATTCAGTGTATGAGTCAttgaaccttggagacttgAAGGAAACAAAGGTAGTAATCCAGTTAGCAGATCGTTCAAATAGATATCCCAAAGGCCTATTGGAGGACGTACTTGTGCAAGTGAATGAGCTTATTTTTCCCGCTGACTTTTTTGTTCTTGAGATGGAGCATGACCCTATGCCTACTGCACTTCCTCTTATATTGGGAAGACCATTCCTTAGAACAGCGCGTACGAAGATTGATGTCTACGATGGTACCTTAACCATGGAAATTGATGGAGAAAGTGTCAAGTTCAAAATCTTCAATGCTATGAG GATTGTTTTAATGAAGGTGTGGGACAAGATAATTTAG